The following are encoded together in the Oncorhynchus masou masou isolate Uvic2021 chromosome 5, UVic_Omas_1.1, whole genome shotgun sequence genome:
- the LOC135528562 gene encoding uncharacterized protein LOC135528562, with amino-acid sequence MIPGVCLFSSQRKLIRKFLKQMNVTIGDLDEIIEWVVCVSSEVFLPVMALHRTSRPELSDSSRWGSGVLQIVSEKFHQRSSEPTGRLLGGQPPTPPSETDKELQGIADLSVSNILKRAQEDLFSSGEDDLENTHPGITLTEEKLSSIFSELFRDACESAQEAARRIHQMKSGRGNNSQNGSWPGSSQGSSRSNMPELGELGSVRSPKGSDVHKVLSEGSLPVFALFGERPGEVGETSSPAGEMDETQTASTPNIPRSGHGGRRSSQTTTPTPGHREAGFTASNIFDVIIHLAHSDTDRELHQEFSSEDDVSLNDIMDMKSTPSVEPLGQILSSWKLVNMIFRGKVHYFGKKLICKVYQMLLDTGMGRRPMARQSRSEPILKDLAANRRLSNEFFTDVLYMFIQRAIKNLLENFLGLPTTPPGRDIMWNDNFNWMYRDGWGNTPTSSEEELWDSDSTWSSGHGEEEGTESRGRWAALLEKGSFLTLQSSSSLSLSDDNKEALGAVCQVLTTRVGDILNSTCNDDCKARLIIQKGLDSGARERFPDSPCPSSPKDEEEVVVSAMTVSYPKPSTSTQAAWAAPAQTLDVFLPRPCLDEEEVVPSTSLKDNSVTTTHAALAAPSQTLEEEVGEAEVSDVSDSSLMPTKALEKIPSLLPGKILIEEDTLSCSTPWATVMSPQTLKFILHGIMCRLEASESPQARRANDPFRLMKDLFLEVQHALKYADISVLFGLEESIQFIGEDAVKAIVKTAAKRLSLRSDSNRAQLRAARSGGEGAIRCMADTITQVIDDYSEDWSSGGHFGARRSRASGRSHSSTSSRSDVTLTEELLARRESLEEDLEEMADDSTGLEKTIVSSAISAKSQEKEKEEAMKEEMRKSGKKRQRNNKDQKKNKVSPLGNDSTVAADDPKKKQALLPRITAALARLFCFPCKKRCKK; translated from the exons ATGATTcctggtgtttgtttgttttccagTCAGAGAAAGCTTATCAGGAAGTTCCTCAAACAAATG AACGTGACAATAGGCGACCTGGACGAAATCATCGagtgggtggtgtgtgtctcCAGTGAGGTGTTCCTCCCAGTGATGGCTCTGCACAGGACCTCCAGACCAGAGCTGTCAGACTCGTCCCGCTGGGGGTCAGGTGTGCTCCAGATCGTCTCTGAAAAGTTCCACCAGCGGAGTTCTGAGCCGACGGGAAGGCTCCTGGGCGGGCAGCCGCCCACTCCCCCTTCTGAGACCGACAAGGAGCTTCAGGGCATAGCAGATCTGTCTGTGAGTAACATCCTGAAAAGGGCCCAGGAGGACCTATTCTCTTCTGGTGAGGATGACCTGGAGAACACCCATCCAGGTATTActctgacagaagagaagctctCCAGCATCTTCTCAGAGCTGTTCAGGGATGCCTGTGAGAGTGCCCAGGAGGCCGCCAGACGGATCCACCAAATGAAGTCTGGAAGAGGCAACAACAGCCAGAATGGGAGTTGGCCTGGGTCGTCACAGGGATCGAGCAGATCCAACATGCCAGAGTTGGGAGAACTGGGGTCAGTGAGGAGTCCCAAGGGAAGTGACGTCCATAAAGTCCTTAGCGAGGGGTCCCTCCCTGTCTTTGCCCTGTTTGGGGAGAGGCCAGGGGAAGTTGGGGAGACCAGCAGCCCTGCTGGGGAGATGGACGAGACCCAGACTGCCAGCACTCCCAACATTCCCCGGTCTGGGCATGGCGGCAGAAGGAGTAGCCAGACCACCACTCCCACCCCCGGCCACAGAGAGGCAGGATTCACAGCCAGTAACATCTTTGATGTTATTATTCATCTGGCGCACTCTGACACTGACCGGGAACTCCACCAGGAGTTCAGCAGTGAGGATGATGTTTCACTGAATGACATCATGGACATGAAGTCAACCCCGTCAGTGGAGCCCCTGGGTCAGATCCTGTCCTCATGGAAGCTGGTCAACATGATCTTCAGGGGGAAGGTCCACTACTTTGGGAAGAAGCTCATCTGCAAGGTGTATCAGATGCTTCTGGACACCGGTATGGGCAGGAGGCCAATGGCCCGCCAGAGCAGGTCCGAGCCCATCCTGAAAGACCTGGCTGCCAACCGTAGGCTCTCCAATGAATTCTTCACAGACGTGCTGTACATGTTCATCCAACGGGCCATTAAGAATCTGCTGGAGAACTTCTTGGGTCTGCCGACCACCCCACCAGGTAGAGACATTATGTGGAATGACAACTTTAACTGGATGTATAGGGACGGCTGGGGGAACACCCCCACATCCAGCGAGGAGGAATTGTGGGACAGTGACTCCACCTGGTCAAGTGGGcatggggaggaggaagggacagagtCCCGTGGGAGGTGGGCCGCTCTGTTGGAGAAGGGCAGCTTCCTGACCCTCCAGTCCtccagctccctctccctctccgatGACAACAAGGAGGCACTAG GGGCCGTCTGCCAAGTCCTGACCACCAGGGTGGGAGACATCCTGAACAGTACCTGCAACGACGATTGCAAGGCCAGGCTCATCATCCAGAAAG GATTGGATTCCGGTGCCAGGGAAAGGTTCCCTGACTCTCCGTGTCCCTCTTCACCCAAGGACGAAGAGGAGGTGGTTGTGAGTGCCATGACTGTTTCATACCCTAAACCCTCCACCTCAACCCAGGCAGCATGGGCAGCTCCTGCCCAGACTCTGGACGTGTTTCTGCCCAGACCCTGCCTGGATGAAGAAGAGGTAGTGCCCAGCACCTCCTTGAAGGACAACTCTGTGACGACCACCCATGCAGCACTGGCAGCTCCTTCCCAGACCCTGGAAGAAGAGGTGGGAGAAGCTGAGGTGTCCGACGTGAGTGACAGCTCCCTGATGCCTACCAAGGCCCTTGAGAAGATTCCCTCTCTCCTACCAGGCAAGATCCTTATCGAAGAGGACACCCTCAGTTGCAGCACTCCCTGGGCCACCGTCATGAGCCCCCAGACCCTGAAGTTTATCCTCCACGGCATCATGTGCCGACTGGAGGCCTCAGAGTCCCCCCAGGCAAGGAGGGCCAATGACCCCTTCAGGCTGATGAAGGATCTCTTTCTAGAGGTCCAGCATGCCCTGAAGTATGCTGACATCTCTGTCCTCTTTGGCCTGGAGGAGAGCATCCAATTCATTGGGGAGGATGCGGTGAAGGCCATCGTGAAGACTGCAGCTAAACGATTGTCCCTGCGTTCGGACTCCAACCGGGCTCAACTGCGTGCAGCACGCTCTGGTGGTGAGGGAGCCATCAGGTGCATGGCAGACACCATCACACAAGTCATAGATGACTATTCCGAGGACTGGAGTTCCGGAGGCCATTTTGGAGCCAGGAGGAGCCGTGCTAGTGGGAGGTCACACTCCTCAACCTCCTCAAGGAGTGACGTCACCCTCACCGAGGAGCTCCTGGCCCGGAGGGAATCCCTTGAAGAGGACCTAGAGGAGATGGCTGATGACAGCACTGGTTTGGAGAAGACCATTGTAAGCTCAGCCATCTCTGCCAAGTCCCAG gagaaggagaaggaagaggcTATGAAGGAAGAAATGAGGAAGTCAGGAAAGAAGAGGCAAAGAAATAACAAGGACCAGAAGAAGAACAAGGTGTCTCCTCTTGGCAATGATA GTACTGTGGCTGCAGATGACCCGAAGAAAAAACAGGCTCTCCTCCCGCGGATCACAGCTGCCCTGGCAAGACTATTTTGCTTCCCCTGCAAAAAAAGATGCAAAAAGTAA